A single region of the Gemmatimonadales bacterium genome encodes:
- a CDS encoding cytochrome c3 family protein, with protein sequence MMRKLGLMGVGAAAAVAALAGAVALTSGQSRAQAPKAVADSTKAPVLGPSDTAALLGPRQPIFFRHDIHAGQYKIQCQYCHYTVAVSTEPGIPSMQTCMGCHLVIAGSDSSHKVEIKKLRDAWAKKQPIPWIRVHYLARFAHFPHSRHIKALGPDACGTCHGEVARMPQVYKVNNITNMGFCITCHLERNVSRDCSACHY encoded by the coding sequence ATGATGCGTAAGCTCGGACTGATGGGGGTGGGCGCCGCGGCGGCCGTCGCGGCCCTCGCAGGCGCCGTGGCGCTCACCAGCGGACAGTCGCGCGCCCAAGCGCCGAAGGCGGTCGCCGATTCGACGAAAGCGCCGGTGCTCGGCCCTTCCGACACCGCCGCGCTCCTCGGACCCCGCCAGCCCATTTTCTTCCGTCACGACATCCACGCCGGCCAGTACAAGATCCAGTGCCAGTACTGCCACTATACCGTGGCGGTCTCCACCGAGCCGGGCATCCCCTCGATGCAGACCTGCATGGGATGCCATCTCGTGATCGCGGGGAGCGACAGCAGTCACAAGGTCGAGATCAAAAAGCTGCGCGACGCGTGGGCCAAGAAGCAGCCGATTCCGTGGATCCGGGTCCACTACCTCGCGCGATTCGCGCACTTCCCCCACAGCCGCCATATCAAGGCGCTGGGTCCCGACGCCTGCGGCACCTGCCACGGCGAGGTCGCCCGGATGCCGCAGGTCTACAAGGTCAACAACATCACGAACATGGGTTTTTGCATCACGTGCCACTTGGAGCGTAACGTGTCGCGCGATTGCTCGGCCTGCCACTACTGA
- a CDS encoding molybdopterin-dependent oxidoreductase, translated as MADETDQTSINRRRFLTVLGASGAGAALLSGCSTERVQQLIPYLVQSEDQIPGIATYYASTCTECAGGCGLHVRTREGRAVKLEGNPEHPVNRGKLCSRGQAALQGLYNPGRVKAPMARNATGGFSEITWDDAIGRLAAKLAGAAGKVAVISGAGRGTFSDLLAEWTAALGGRVVRYQPFDEEPLRAANRAVFGRDDVPAHDFSRAQYVVAFGTDFLETWLSPVENSRGFADAHGFRDGRMSKLVFFGPRAPLTGLNADEWYLVPPGSETTIALALANVVATEGKGAPAGADGLAATIAEFTPEMAARESGVSADVIRRVGRELAAARPSLAVAGGAGNQYRAAVETCTAANVLNYLAGNVGETVRFGADLQAADGHAAINSLAQALDAGQVSVLLVHETNPLYTLPQASGFAARFKQAAFKVSTSLYLDETAAQCDLLLPNHHALERWDDAHPRAAVYGLMQPVMEPVFQTMHTGDVLLAVARKAGGPLAKFGAPTFEAHLKSRWQTLAAEQHAGDAESFWRESLRRGGLYLEPPPVPEVRLAANVTPAYTRLPAPGAGDFYLVPGVSPLLYDGRGTNKPWLLENPDPVTKLTWNSWIEIHPTTARQLDIRNGEFLRLRTPQGAVEAPVLLYPGVHPRVLSTPFGFGHTAYGAYASGRGINVLDLVPAAPDDPFVTFAGLTVSVEKTRAYRKLATTEGTPRQLGRGIAEAMTLAAAQRGETIHQALVAEHRAEPEPNTEGELRAIKGWAAEVHARTLLGNYAGDHPMWGMAIDLSRCTGCTACITACYAENNIPTVGEDEIWRGREMTWLRLERYWEGAFADSPAGGLEARFVPMLCQQCGSAPCESVCPVYAAYHTVDGLNGQVYNRCVGTRYCANNCPYKVRYFNWYKYNDEAWPAPLNLQLNPDVTVRARGVMEKCTFCVQRIRGAQNEVRLESRTLKEGDVNTACAQACPSDAIVFGNLRDPDSRVYALSQDRRGYHVLESLNTRPAITYLAKVRRAAEA; from the coding sequence ATGGCTGACGAGACCGATCAGACATCCATCAATCGCCGCCGATTCCTCACGGTGCTGGGAGCGTCGGGTGCCGGCGCGGCGCTCCTCTCCGGCTGTTCCACCGAGCGGGTTCAGCAGCTCATCCCCTATCTGGTTCAGTCCGAGGACCAGATCCCCGGCATCGCGACATATTACGCGAGCACGTGCACCGAGTGCGCCGGCGGCTGCGGCCTTCACGTGCGCACCCGTGAAGGGCGCGCGGTCAAGCTCGAGGGCAACCCCGAGCATCCGGTGAATCGCGGCAAGCTCTGCTCCCGCGGCCAGGCCGCGCTCCAGGGACTGTACAATCCCGGGCGCGTGAAGGCGCCCATGGCGCGCAATGCCACCGGCGGGTTCAGCGAGATCACGTGGGACGACGCCATCGGCCGGCTGGCCGCAAAGCTCGCCGGCGCCGCGGGGAAGGTGGCCGTCATCTCGGGCGCTGGCCGGGGCACCTTTTCCGATCTTCTGGCGGAATGGACCGCCGCCCTCGGCGGCCGCGTCGTGCGTTATCAGCCGTTCGACGAGGAGCCGCTCCGCGCCGCCAACCGCGCCGTCTTCGGCCGGGACGACGTGCCGGCGCACGACTTTTCGCGGGCGCAATACGTGGTCGCCTTCGGCACTGATTTCCTCGAGACGTGGCTCTCGCCGGTCGAGAATTCGCGCGGCTTTGCCGACGCGCACGGGTTCCGCGACGGGCGCATGTCCAAGCTCGTCTTCTTCGGGCCGCGCGCGCCGCTCACCGGCCTCAACGCTGACGAGTGGTACCTCGTGCCGCCCGGCTCGGAGACCACGATCGCGCTGGCGCTCGCCAACGTCGTGGCGACCGAGGGCAAGGGCGCGCCAGCCGGTGCCGATGGGCTCGCCGCAACGATCGCCGAGTTCACGCCGGAGATGGCGGCCAGGGAATCGGGCGTGTCGGCGGATGTAATCCGGCGCGTCGGCCGCGAGCTCGCCGCGGCGCGGCCGAGTCTCGCCGTGGCCGGCGGCGCGGGCAACCAGTACCGCGCGGCGGTCGAGACCTGCACCGCCGCCAACGTTCTCAATTATCTCGCCGGCAACGTGGGCGAGACCGTGCGCTTCGGGGCCGACTTGCAGGCGGCCGACGGGCACGCCGCGATCAATTCGCTCGCCCAGGCGCTCGACGCCGGCCAGGTCTCGGTGCTGCTGGTGCACGAGACCAATCCGCTGTACACGCTTCCGCAAGCGAGCGGCTTCGCGGCCCGCTTCAAGCAGGCCGCCTTCAAGGTGTCGACGTCCCTCTACCTCGACGAAACGGCGGCGCAGTGCGATCTCCTGCTGCCGAACCACCACGCGCTGGAGCGCTGGGACGACGCGCACCCGCGCGCCGCCGTGTACGGGCTCATGCAGCCCGTCATGGAGCCGGTGTTCCAGACGATGCACACCGGCGACGTTCTGCTCGCGGTAGCGCGCAAGGCGGGCGGCCCGCTTGCGAAATTCGGCGCTCCCACCTTCGAGGCGCACCTCAAGAGCCGCTGGCAGACGCTCGCCGCAGAGCAGCATGCCGGGGATGCCGAGAGCTTCTGGCGCGAGTCGCTCCGGCGCGGCGGACTTTATCTCGAGCCACCCCCGGTGCCCGAGGTGCGCCTGGCCGCGAACGTCACGCCGGCCTACACGCGCCTTCCGGCGCCCGGCGCCGGCGACTTCTATCTCGTGCCCGGCGTCTCGCCGTTGCTCTACGACGGCCGGGGCACCAACAAGCCGTGGCTCCTCGAGAACCCCGATCCGGTCACGAAGCTCACCTGGAACTCCTGGATCGAGATCCATCCGACCACGGCCCGGCAGCTCGACATCCGCAACGGAGAGTTCCTGCGCTTGCGTACGCCGCAGGGCGCCGTGGAGGCGCCCGTGCTGCTCTATCCGGGCGTGCACCCGCGCGTGCTGTCGACGCCGTTCGGTTTCGGGCACACGGCCTACGGAGCCTACGCCAGCGGCCGCGGCATCAACGTGCTCGACCTCGTGCCGGCCGCGCCCGACGATCCCTTCGTCACCTTTGCCGGCCTGACAGTGTCGGTGGAGAAGACAAGGGCGTACCGCAAGCTCGCCACCACCGAGGGAACGCCGCGCCAGCTCGGCCGCGGTATCGCGGAGGCGATGACGCTTGCGGCCGCCCAGCGCGGCGAGACGATCCACCAGGCGCTCGTCGCCGAGCATCGCGCCGAACCGGAGCCGAACACCGAGGGCGAGCTTCGTGCCATCAAGGGATGGGCGGCCGAGGTCCACGCCCGCACGCTCCTCGGCAACTACGCGGGTGATCACCCCATGTGGGGCATGGCCATCGATCTCTCGCGGTGCACCGGCTGCACGGCATGCATCACCGCCTGCTACGCGGAGAACAACATCCCGACCGTGGGCGAGGACGAGATCTGGCGCGGCCGGGAGATGACCTGGCTCCGGCTCGAGCGCTACTGGGAGGGCGCGTTCGCCGACTCCCCGGCGGGCGGCCTCGAGGCGCGCTTCGTCCCGATGCTCTGCCAGCAGTGCGGCAGCGCGCCGTGCGAATCGGTCTGCCCGGTGTACGCGGCCTATCACACGGTGGACGGACTCAACGGCCAGGTCTACAACCGATGCGTCGGCACGCGGTACTGCGCCAACAACTGCCCGTACAAGGTGCGCTACTTCAACTGGTACAAGTACAACGATGAGGCATGGCCGGCGCCGCTCAACCTGCAGCTCAACCCCGACGTCACCGTGCGGGCCCGCGGCGTCATGGAAAAGTGCACCTTCTGCGTCCAGCGCATCCGCGGCGCGCAGAATGAGGTGCGCCTCGAGAGCCGCACCCTCAAGGAAGGCGACGTGAACACCGCCTGCGCGCAGGCCTGTCCGTCCGATGCCATCGTCTTCGGCAATCTCCGCGATCCGGACAGCCGGGTGTACGCGCTGTCCCAGGATCGGCGGGGCTATCACGTGCTCGAATCCCTCAACACCCGCCCGGCGATCACGTATCTCGCGAAGGTCCGCCGCGCGGCGGAGGCATAG